ACAGACTGCAACCCGTGCACAGGCCCTCATCAATTGTTACTTTCATTAGTCTTTCCTCCTTCTTTATTTATATGGATTGTACTATCCATAGCATTGCCTAAAAACCGATTCACCGCATGTTCGATCACTTGCAAATCAATCATGGTGTTTTTACACGGACCCTCCGGCCGGGAATTGGAAAATGCCAATATTGGAATACGGCCCCGGACATCACGAATACCCACCAACAAATCCCTTTCACAGGCAACTGCAATAATCCCATAAGGACGTATCTGTCCAATCGCCTTGCGGGCCTCTGTGCCCCCAAATGCAACCACCTGTTCAAACCCATATTTTTCTTTTAAGGCCTTCAGTCCTAAAACACTCTCACGGCTCAAACAACGCGGGGCCAGCAAAAGCAACCGCCCGGGGTCTTTGATCGCGCGGGGCAAAACCTCGACCCGGTTATGTACCAAGACATAGGCATGACCGATCTGATCACGGGAAAACGCAAACAGCTTCCCGAACACCACCACCAGGGAAATCAACCAGCGGATGCCGCCCAACATCTTCAGCAAAGGCTTTAAAAAGCCGGCACCCCAATACACCAACACCAAAACAACAAAAAAGAACAATACATAAACGGTCCAGATCAAGGCCAGCCACATATTTAAAAACGGTACGCCCCATTCAACCAGCCGGGGAGTAATCAGCCAAATAATCCCCAAACCGAAAACATCCAATAACCACAATACCAATCCGGATAACAACAGAAAAACCCAGGCAGATACTTGCGTATCCTTGGCTTGCTGTGACCCGTCCCAATCAGCCCACTCATCACCCAATTTCCGATCCT
This window of the bacterium genome carries:
- a CDS encoding DUF116 domain-containing protein, which produces MSFEAPDKSKQASQDRKLGDEWADWDGSQQAKDTQVSAWVFLLLSGLVLWLLDVFGLGIIWLITPRLVEWGVPFLNMWLALIWTVYVLFFFVVLVLVYWGAGFLKPLLKMLGGIRWLISLVVVFGKLFAFSRDQIGHAYVLVHNRVEVLPRAIKDPGRLLLLAPRCLSRESVLGLKALKEKYGFEQVVAFGGTEARKAIGQIRPYGIIAVACERDLLVGIRDVRGRIPILAFSNSRPEGPCKNTMIDLQVIEHAVNRFLGNAMDSTIHINKEGGKTNESNN